The following proteins come from a genomic window of Herpetosiphon gulosus:
- the mltG gene encoding endolytic transglycosylase MltG — protein MRRLIRALLIVATIGALVVACVATLFLRELTQPASESNIAQDFTIAPSESLAVISSNLESEGLVRRAIVFRVFADLRNAETDLYPGTYKISPNMTINQILEMFRVAPEVQTAVRFTVPEGLRIEEIAAVIESTGVVSADDFLAVASNGSQFKADYSFLTSLPDSATLEGYLFPDTYEIFSDATSEEIVRKMLDTFGIRWADSPLSSATTGRSVHEVVTLASIVQREASNNEEMPRIAAAFWNRLKPEFAGNQLGADPTIQYILGEAGNWWPKLDQLTIEQINSAAGPYNTRVNPGLPPGPISAPGLFALQAAASPADEDVTYFVTKCVAAGERPTHNFTNDYSEFLQFQEEFLACPK, from the coding sequence GTGAGACGTTTAATTCGAGCTTTGTTGATTGTTGCCACCATCGGCGCACTGGTTGTTGCGTGTGTTGCAACCCTGTTTTTGCGTGAGTTAACTCAGCCTGCTAGCGAGAGCAATATTGCCCAAGATTTTACAATTGCTCCCAGCGAAAGTTTGGCGGTGATCAGCAGCAATCTGGAATCTGAAGGTTTGGTGCGGCGGGCAATTGTTTTCCGTGTATTTGCTGATTTACGGAATGCCGAAACCGATTTGTATCCTGGCACCTACAAAATTAGCCCAAACATGACCATCAACCAGATTTTAGAGATGTTTCGGGTTGCGCCAGAAGTTCAAACCGCTGTGCGCTTTACCGTGCCTGAAGGCTTACGAATCGAAGAAATTGCCGCTGTGATCGAATCGACTGGCGTGGTTAGTGCCGATGATTTCTTGGCTGTGGCCAGCAATGGCTCGCAATTCAAGGCCGATTATAGCTTTTTAACCAGCTTGCCCGATAGCGCAACCTTGGAAGGTTATCTCTTCCCTGATACCTATGAGATTTTCTCCGACGCAACCAGCGAAGAGATTGTGCGCAAAATGCTCGATACCTTTGGGATTCGCTGGGCTGATTCGCCGCTAAGCAGCGCCACGACTGGACGTTCTGTCCATGAAGTGGTGACCTTGGCCTCGATTGTGCAGCGTGAAGCCAGCAATAACGAAGAAATGCCGCGAATTGCCGCCGCCTTCTGGAATCGCCTGAAACCAGAATTTGCTGGCAATCAGCTTGGAGCCGATCCAACGATTCAATATATTTTGGGTGAAGCGGGCAATTGGTGGCCCAAGCTTGATCAACTAACGATTGAGCAAATTAATAGTGCTGCTGGCCCTTATAACACGCGGGTCAACCCTGGCTTGCCACCTGGGCCAATTAGTGCACCTGGCTTGTTCGCCTTGCAAGCGGCTGCCTCGCCAGCCGACGAAGATGTAACCTATTTTGTGACCAAATGTGTGGCTGCTGGCGAACGCCCAACCCACAACTTTACCAACGACTACAGCGAATTTTTGCAATTTCAAGAAGAGTTTTTGGCGTGTCCCAAATAG
- a CDS encoding O-antigen ligase family protein, whose amino-acid sequence MFATFDQRRRREFGLIVGGTLVGIGLGAAAAFVPSFLVVAGLLALLVGAWFARSIHSMLTATILVATLLPFGTLPFKVGLTPALLELALLALYAMLVVRTLADPARTWRWGSLAPWVILLLASSFFSFIIGSNGSPDSLLLHNYFKLLLGICLFWGVQNALDSLEQARWWLRLLILAGWAAALLGIGLRFAPDGLALRFLTALAPLGYPASGRVLRYVEDDPSGFERAIGTSVDPNGFGGMMALLGAIALGQALAQRPVLGRKWLWLITASFALAVFLTSSRAALGGFLIAGLFLATVRYRQLWWLIGAGGIAGAIAIVGLGKGGDFVERIVEGIQFKDQANQMRLAEFRNAIAIMREYPVFGVGFGRAPNIDLTTGVSSVYLALGSRMGLVGLGLYILTALAFLVLTTQAARRCERSVSDAIIGLQAAILAALAVGLLDHYFFNIEFPHMGTLFWGVVGLAMVFMREANIDQQSSLLK is encoded by the coding sequence ATGTTTGCAACGTTTGATCAGCGGCGGCGACGTGAATTTGGCTTGATTGTTGGTGGCACATTGGTTGGTATTGGCTTAGGTGCTGCTGCCGCATTTGTGCCAAGCTTTTTGGTCGTCGCTGGTTTGCTGGCGCTGTTGGTCGGGGCATGGTTTGCCCGTTCGATCCATTCGATGCTGACGGCCACAATCTTGGTTGCAACGCTCTTGCCATTTGGCACCTTGCCTTTCAAAGTTGGCCTAACTCCAGCCTTGCTCGAACTAGCCTTGTTGGCGCTGTATGCCATGTTGGTGGTGCGAACGTTGGCTGACCCTGCGCGTACTTGGCGTTGGGGGAGCCTCGCCCCATGGGTGATTTTGCTGCTAGCTAGTTCGTTTTTCTCCTTCATCATTGGCTCGAATGGCTCGCCTGATAGTTTGTTGCTGCATAATTATTTTAAATTGCTACTGGGCATTTGTTTGTTCTGGGGAGTACAAAATGCGCTCGATTCACTGGAACAGGCGCGTTGGTGGCTGCGATTGCTGATTTTGGCTGGCTGGGCGGCGGCGCTGCTAGGCATTGGCTTGCGCTTTGCCCCCGATGGCCTAGCTTTACGCTTTTTGACCGCCTTGGCTCCGCTTGGCTATCCGGCGAGTGGTCGAGTGTTGCGCTATGTCGAGGATGATCCCAGCGGCTTTGAGCGAGCGATTGGCACTTCGGTTGATCCCAATGGCTTTGGTGGGATGATGGCCTTACTAGGAGCAATTGCACTTGGTCAGGCCTTGGCGCAGCGCCCAGTCCTAGGCCGTAAATGGCTTTGGCTGATCACCGCCAGTTTTGCTTTGGCTGTATTTTTGACTTCCTCACGGGCTGCGCTGGGTGGCTTTCTGATTGCAGGCTTGTTTTTGGCAACCGTGCGCTATCGCCAATTGTGGTGGTTGATTGGGGCTGGCGGCATCGCTGGGGCAATTGCGATTGTGGGCTTGGGCAAGGGTGGCGATTTTGTCGAGCGGATTGTCGAAGGCATTCAATTCAAAGATCAAGCGAACCAAATGCGTTTGGCTGAGTTTCGTAATGCGATCGCGATTATGCGTGAGTATCCGGTGTTTGGGGTAGGTTTTGGCCGTGCACCCAACATTGATCTCACCACAGGCGTGAGCAGTGTGTATTTGGCGCTTGGCTCACGGATGGGTTTGGTTGGTTTAGGCCTCTATATATTAACTGCGCTGGCCTTTTTGGTGCTCACCACTCAAGCTGCACGCCGCTGCGAACGCTCGGTGAGCGATGCGATCATTGGGTTGCAGGCGGCAATTTTGGCGGCGCTAGCGGTTGGTTTGCTCGATCACTATTTCTTCAATATTGAGTTTCCGCATATGGGGACGTTGTTTTGGGGGGTGGTTGGCTTGGCAATGGTGTTTATGCGTGAGGCAAATATCGATCAGCAATCTTCACTATTGAAATAA
- a CDS encoding roadblock/LC7 domain-containing protein translates to MATRTEEMVRHLKALQMNTPDIEASAVVSVDGLIMASNLPNDVEEDRVSAMSAAMLSLGERIAGELRRGALNLVFVQGEEGYVILISIGEDAVLTALAQSRAKLGLIFLDMKRTANELAHLV, encoded by the coding sequence ATGGCAACCAGAACCGAAGAGATGGTGCGGCATCTCAAGGCACTGCAGATGAATACGCCTGACATCGAAGCCTCGGCGGTCGTCAGCGTTGATGGTCTCATCATGGCCTCGAATCTTCCGAACGATGTGGAAGAAGATCGTGTGTCTGCTATGAGTGCCGCGATGTTGTCTCTGGGCGAACGAATCGCTGGCGAGCTTCGGCGGGGCGCTCTTAACCTCGTCTTTGTGCAAGGCGAAGAAGGCTACGTTATTCTGATTTCGATCGGTGAAGATGCAGTGCTAACCGCCTTGGCGCAAAGCCGGGCAAAGCTTGGGCTGATCTTCTTGGACATGAAACGTACCGCTAACGAGTTAGCCCATCTCGTATAA
- a CDS encoding extracellular solute-binding protein: MRAVWRYFSLFMIGIFIVAGCSTTSYDNTLLTPGATANPPARTQLVIWHGADAQRSELFTRLLLEYQREHPNVVIQIVNRGANLLHDYRAALLEGTPPDLIWLNENRWVGELADQQLIIDLTERLSDENLESIAPAALDGARYGEKLYGLPLTLDLPVLYYNRANFVSTPPQSTAEWLEIARGFSDDQGQYGLAYNLSLYFTQPYLPAFGGTIFDSTGEVVLGTQSYTPTLQWLTWVDELAQDPRLLARDDHRLVARSVSQNSAIMTIDWADQIGTYRQLWGENVGVQPLPRLSQTGQEPQPFVRSSVLVISPRSTEQQQNAALDVMRFLVEMKAQTAFQAADIPSVRIDLASADPLYTQIQLAVSRASAWPTTLRFNNGWDILIALVRNSLNGAPLEESIANADRLLRSE; this comes from the coding sequence ATGAGGGCAGTATGGCGGTATTTTAGCCTTTTTATGATTGGGATTTTCATTGTTGCTGGTTGTAGCACGACAAGCTATGATAACACCTTGTTAACCCCAGGGGCTACCGCTAATCCTCCCGCACGCACGCAACTGGTCATTTGGCATGGAGCCGATGCCCAACGGAGTGAACTTTTCACCCGATTGCTGTTAGAATATCAACGTGAGCATCCAAACGTTGTAATTCAAATCGTCAATCGTGGGGCAAACCTGCTACACGATTATCGTGCGGCCCTGCTTGAAGGCACACCACCAGACCTGATCTGGCTCAACGAAAATCGTTGGGTAGGGGAACTGGCAGATCAACAGCTTATCATCGATCTGACAGAACGACTAAGCGACGAGAACCTTGAGTCAATTGCGCCAGCTGCGCTTGATGGTGCCCGCTATGGCGAGAAATTATATGGCTTGCCATTGACGCTAGATCTACCTGTGCTGTACTATAATCGTGCAAACTTTGTGAGCACACCACCACAAAGCACTGCTGAATGGCTTGAGATCGCTCGCGGGTTTAGCGATGATCAAGGACAGTACGGATTAGCGTATAATTTATCGCTATACTTTACCCAACCCTACCTACCAGCCTTCGGAGGCACAATCTTCGATAGCACTGGCGAGGTCGTGCTGGGAACCCAAAGCTATACCCCAACATTACAGTGGTTGACGTGGGTTGACGAATTAGCCCAAGACCCACGCTTGTTAGCCCGTGATGATCATCGACTGGTAGCTCGCAGTGTGAGCCAAAACAGTGCGATCATGACGATTGACTGGGCAGATCAAATCGGAACCTATCGTCAATTGTGGGGGGAGAACGTTGGCGTGCAACCATTGCCACGCCTGAGCCAAACCGGCCAAGAACCGCAACCCTTTGTTCGGAGCAGCGTGCTTGTGATCAGCCCACGCAGCACCGAACAACAGCAAAACGCCGCGCTTGACGTGATGCGGTTTCTTGTGGAGATGAAAGCGCAAACGGCTTTTCAAGCCGCTGATATACCAAGCGTCCGAATCGACTTAGCCAGTGCCGATCCACTTTACACCCAAATTCAACTGGCAGTTAGTCGAGCCAGCGCTTGGCCCACCACCCTTCGTTTCAACAACGGATGGGATATCCTGATCGCATTGGTGCGTAATAGCTTAAATGGCGCACCCTTGGAAGAAAGTATCGCGAATGCCGATCGCCTGCTACGGAGCGAGTAG
- a CDS encoding aldo/keto reductase, with product MKQRSLGTQGLTVNPLGLGCMGMSEFYGPTDEAESLATIDRALELGVNFFDTADMYGPFTNEQLVGKAFKGRRDQIILATKFGIQREANNQRSINGRPEYVKAACDASLQRLGVDYIDLYYQHRVDPNVPIEETVGAMAELVQAGKVRFIGLSEANSETIRRAHLVHPISALQTEYSLWSREPEIDILDTTRELGIGFVAYSPLGRGFLTGQFRSVDDFAADDYRRYSPRFQGENFDKNLALVAHIEQLASQKGITPAQLALAWVLNQGADIVPIPGTKRQRYLEENMAALNMSFSDAELAAINAVLPINVAVGTRY from the coding sequence ATGAAACAACGGTCACTTGGCACGCAAGGCCTCACAGTTAACCCGCTTGGCTTGGGTTGTATGGGCATGTCGGAGTTTTATGGCCCAACTGACGAGGCCGAATCATTGGCAACAATCGATCGCGCCTTGGAGCTTGGGGTCAATTTCTTCGATACCGCCGATATGTATGGGCCTTTTACTAACGAGCAATTGGTTGGCAAAGCCTTCAAAGGCCGTCGAGATCAGATCATCCTTGCAACGAAATTTGGCATTCAACGCGAAGCCAATAACCAACGCTCAATCAATGGCCGCCCTGAATATGTCAAAGCGGCCTGCGACGCGTCGCTGCAACGCCTCGGGGTCGATTATATTGATCTCTATTACCAGCATCGGGTCGATCCCAACGTGCCCATTGAGGAAACCGTCGGCGCAATGGCCGAGTTGGTTCAAGCAGGCAAGGTGCGGTTTATCGGCTTATCTGAAGCCAATTCGGAAACCATTCGCCGCGCACATCTGGTACACCCAATTAGCGCCTTGCAAACTGAATATTCGCTCTGGTCGCGCGAGCCAGAAATTGATATTTTGGACACAACTCGCGAATTAGGCATTGGTTTTGTGGCCTATAGCCCACTTGGGCGCGGCTTCTTAACTGGCCAATTTCGCAGCGTCGATGATTTTGCCGCCGATGATTATCGCCGCTACTCGCCGCGCTTTCAAGGCGAAAATTTTGACAAAAACTTGGCGTTAGTTGCCCATATCGAGCAACTGGCCAGCCAAAAAGGCATCACGCCTGCTCAATTGGCCTTGGCATGGGTCTTGAACCAAGGCGCTGATATTGTGCCAATTCCAGGCACCAAGCGCCAGCGCTATCTCGAAGAAAACATGGCTGCGCTCAACATGAGCTTCAGTGATGCTGAACTAGCAGCAATTAATGCAGTGCTGCCAATTAACGTTGCTGTTGGCACACGCTACTAG